TCGCcagccccctcccggccccccgctgcccaccgccgccccgcagcagccccgctcGCCGCAGCGGGAGCCCCAGCGTGTCTCCCACGAGCAGTTCCGGGCGGCCCTGCAGATGGTGGTGGACCCCGGGGACCCCCGCACCTACCTGGACAACTTCATCAAGATCGGCGAGGGCTCCACCGGCATCGTCTGCATCGCCACCATCAAGAGCACCGGCAAGCTGGTGGCCGTGAAGAAGATGGACCTGCGCAAGCAGCAGCGGCGCGAGCTGCTCTTTAACGAGGTGCGGGCAGCGGAGCGGGGTCCCCCTGCTTTTGGGGGTCGAACGTGGATGCTTTCGGGGCTGGGAGCCGGGCGCCGCTGAgccttcccctgcctctgctccGCAGGTGGTGATCATGCGGGACTACCAGCACGAGAACGTGGTGGAGATGTACAACAGCTACCTGGTGGGTGACGAGCTCTGGGTGGTGATGGAGTTCCTGGAGGGCGGCGCACTCACCGACATCGTCACGCACACCAGGTGGGTGCCCAGGCTCCCTGGCCCCTCGCCCGGTCCCCGGGGTGGCTCCTTGGCCTCTCACCCTCCCTCTCGCCCCGCAGGATGAACGAGGAGCAGATCGCGGCCGTCTGCTTGGCCGTGCTCAAGGCCCTGTCCGTCCTGCACGCGCAGGGCGTCATCCACCGCGACATCAAGAGCGACTCCATTCTGCTGACGCACGACGGCAGGGTAAGCGTggcttctttcttccccttctccaaaaccccaccaGAAACTGGTGGCAGCAGTGTTCCCCAGGAGCCACCAAAGCTTTTCGAGGCTCTTCGAGGCAGACATGCGAGCTGAGAGCCTGCGAGAGGCAATTTGGGGTGGGAGTGGGACTGTGAGACACCTGAAACCCCCCCTGGGATGGGGTTGATCCCGGAAAGCAGCGAAGGGCTTCAGCGAGGACAAGAGCAGAGCGTCCCCCCCGGCTGAAACGGGGCCGGGGCCGTTCTCACCGCTGCCTTCCCCGGCCTCCAGGTGAAACTCTCCGATTTTGGGTTTTGCGCCCAAGTGAACAAGGAGGTGCCACGGCGCAAGTCGCTGGTGGGGACCCCGTACTGGATGGCGCCGGAGCTCATCTCCCGCTTGCCCTACGGCCCCGAGGTGAGCGCGTGGGGCGAGGGGGgtggctctggggctgggggcgcggCAGCGCCCCCAAAGGAACCCCCGTCACGCTCCCCGCCTCCTGCCCGCAGGTGGATATCTGGTCCCTGGGCGTGATGGTTATCGAGATGGTCGACGGGGAGCCGCCGTACTTTAACGAGCCGCCCCTaaaggccatgaagatgatccGAGACAATCTGCCCCCCAAGCTCAAAAACATGCACAAGGTAAAGGGGCAGCCGGGCCGGGGACACCCCCGGGCTGCGTCCCTGCTCCACGCCCCCCTGACCCCTGTCCCCCTTTGTCCCCGCAGGTTTCCCCCTCTCTCAAAGGCTTCCTCGACCGCATGCTGGTGCGGGATCCGGTGCAGCGGGCCACGGCCAACGAACTCTTGAAGCACCCCTTCTTGGGCAAGGCGGGCCCCCCCTCCTGCATCGTGCCCCTCATGCGCCAGAACCGCATGCGGTGAGGGGCCGGCAGCCGCCCCGGCGCCATCCTCGCTCTCGCCTCAAACTGGATTTGTGACTGTGCCACTactgggggggggcagccgggggggcccggccctCCCGCACCGTACTACTGAGTCGGGGAGGGGGGAAAGTTGGTGATGGCGGCTCCGCGTGGGGACAGCAGTGAGGCCACGCTGTGATGCTGGCCCTGTCCCCCTCTTCCCCGCAGGTTTGTGGGGCCGGGGGCTTATCCCGACTGCACCAGCCCCTGCGTCGTTCCCACCCTGGGGGGGAGCCTTTTGGGGCATCTCAACAACacccccccttttctttttttccttttaaatcctCTTTCTATCCCCATCTGGCCCTGGGGTCAGGCCACCTGCACCCCCGTGGGAGGGAcgtgtccccacagccccaaCACTACAGCCCCACGGCCACACTACTGATTTGGgccggcccccccccctccaccccaccacttttttttgttttatttttttttttaacaaaagctaTTTATATTGTCGTTTTGTAATGCCGCAGTATTGGGGTGCCCCAGGGCCGCCACGGGGCCCCCTGGAGATTACACGTGTCCTTTTGGAGAGCGCCATGTCCCCCTGTgcttttttggggaggggggtgggcTGCATGCGGGGGACACGGTCACAGACGTGCAGGGGGTGCCCGTGCCCTGCAGACAGCGGCGCCCTgcttggggaggaggaggtaaTATGGGGGGGTGGCCATGGGGACCCTTCTCCCTGAAGGACACCGCTGCTCCCCAcaccccacctcccctccccaaTAAAGCACCTGCCAGGCTGGAGCTGTACATCCTCAGGGCTTTATTGGCCGTGCTGAGAGCTGGACGAGGTCGGGGGGCTTGAGGGGGGGCCTGGCAGCGTGGGACAGCTGGGTCAGCCCACCTCCATCAGCGGTGGCCCGCACTGACTTGCGTTGACATGCGGTGGCCTGTGTTGACTTGTGTTGGCCCGCGTTGAATCACGTTGACATGCGGTGGCCAGTGTTGACTCGTGGTGACGTGCGGTGGCCACTGTTGACTCGTGTAGCCTCACGCTGATGTTTGTTGGCCAGCGTTGACTTCTGCTAACTAAGGTTGACGTGTGTTGGCCCACGTTGGCTCGCATAGACTCATGTTGACGTGTGTTGGCCAGTGTTGACTTGCGTTGGCGTGCCTTGGCCAGCGTTGATCCGTGTTGACTCTTGCTGCCCCACGGTGCCCCGTGCCGCCCTGCGCTGCCCCCACGCCGCCCGCCTCAGTTGCACTGGCAGTAGTAGCCCCTGATGGCGTTGTTCCAGTTGCTGAAGAGCCCCCGCCGCACCTCCTGCAGCCGTGGCACCGCGCCCGCCCCGAACGTCTTCATCTTGCCGTTCTTGCCGGCGCGGGACCAGACGGTCAGCTGGCAGCGGGTGCCCACCACCAGCGAGGAGATGCTGCCCGACCACTCCCAGGGCACGTAGGGCACGTCGGCGCCGCAGTCCACAATCAGGGACTTTCCCCCGCAGCACTTGTCGTAGTAGGGGCTGTCGTCGGTGAAGAGCTCGGCGCAGATGCGGGTGCCGTTGACCACCCGCAGGTCGGCCGGCGTCGGGCACtgggccccggcccccgccagCACCGCCGCCAGCACCGCCGCCAGCATCAGCACCGCCATCACtgctcggccccggccccgctgccggcacCTGCATATATCAGTGGCGAGGGAGGGGATGCCCCAAGGTGCCACTCCCCCCCCCTGGTGTGCGGCCCCCCCGTGGGAAAAGCCCCATCTGCTCAaggcccccagcagccctgggaaggGCCCcagctgtcccccccccccccccccccaaaaaaagtcCCCAGGTGTCCCCCCCTTTCCAAAGGGCCCTAGGTCTTGTGTCCCCCCCCTGCCGCTGTGATCTGGGTCCACCTGGGCCCTTCCCAGCCATGGGGAcccgagggggggggggcaaggcCGGGCCCTTGGGGCCGCTGACGCACAGGGACGGGGGCACAAGGCCGGGTCAGGCCCCAGGTGTCCCCGCACCCCCAAAtgtccccgagcccccccccagccgggAGGGGGGGCAGCATTTGTAGCAGCTCATACCCGCCCCCCCTACAGAAGAGCGGCTCCCGCTGCACTTCGCACACAAAAGGTTTTAATGGccccgggcggggggggcacaggtttttaatgtaaaaactTGTGTTAAACACtgcggcgggccggggggggggcccggggagGGCGGCTGGTGGGTGGGGGGGTCacgggggtggtggtggtgggaggaCAAATAGGGCTGGGTGGGGCAAATAGGGCTGGGTGGGCAGGTTGAAGGGGCTTTTTTTTGGGGCGGGGGCAAATAGAGCTGAGAGGGGCATTTGCGGGGGGGGCCCGACC
Above is a genomic segment from Cygnus atratus isolate AKBS03 ecotype Queensland, Australia unplaced genomic scaffold, CAtr_DNAZoo_HiC_assembly HiC_scaffold_41, whole genome shotgun sequence containing:
- the SYCN gene encoding syncollin gives rise to the protein MAVLMLAAVLAAVLAGAGAQCPTPADLRVVNGTRICAELFTDDSPYYDKCCGGKSLIVDCGADVPYVPWEWSGSISSLVVGTRCQLTVWSRAGKNGKMKTFGAGAVPRLQEVRRGLFSNWNNAIRGYYCQCN